The Methanocaldococcus sp. DNA segment AGATACAGCCTTTCCAGATTTTACCTCTTTAACATTCTCTCCTCTGTCTTTTATCTCTCTAACATAGCCAAGTTGCATTCCATCTTCTCTCATTAGTGGATACCCTACTTTTAAAGTTCCATATAAAACTTCTACTCCACAAATTGCAGGATCTTTTTGTCTAAATATACAATCTGGCAAAATTCTAACGATTGCTGGTTTAATAAGTTTTTCAAATTCTTCATATTTCATTCTTTCTTCTTCTTTTTTAATCCACTCTGTGAAGTCCTCAACTAATTTGTAAATTATATTATTTAGAAATACTTTTATTTTGTATTTATCTATTTCTTTTTGAGCCTCTGGTAGTATTTTTACATTAAAGCCAACAATTGCTCCATACAGAGGATTACTCTGCTTATATGAGGCAACTTCAATAACATCTTTTTTAGTTATATCTCCAACCTCTGCCTTTTTGATTTTAACTCCTGCCTTTCTCAATTCATTTGCTAAAGCCTCTAAGGAGCCTATAGTATCTGCCTTAATTAAAATTCCTTCCTCATCAACCTCTATCTTTGCCTCCTCAACTTCTTTCATTATCTCCTCTTTTGCCTCCTCTATCTTATCCTTTGGAACTATTCTAATAGGACAGCCTGCAATAACTTTATCTAAATCAGGAGCAGCTATTTTAACTCCAGCGGCGGCTACAACTTCATTTACAGGCTTAAATTTATCTCTTGGATCTCTCATTTCATCCAATGGTTTTGGCTTTAATAAGGCTTTAATTCTTGTTACTAAAACACCATCTGGCAATCCTACAACTAAGTAATCTCCTCTTCTTGCAATTCCATCGTATATTATGGCATCTATCGTTGTTCCTAAACCTTTTTCCTCTTTAACCTCTAATATTGTCCCTTTTGCATAACCTTCAACATTAAGTTTTAATCTCTTCTCCAAGAACTTCTGAGCTAAACCTGCCACCATCATTAACAAATCAGGAATTCCTTCTCCAGTAATTGCTGAGACTGGAATTATACAAACTGTCTTTGTAACATCTTGAACTCTTGAATATAAGTCAGCGTCAAATCCTAACTCATTTAAAGGCTTTATTACATTTTCATATAATCTTATTTCAAATTCAGTTAATGCATTAGGATGTTGAACTTTTTCATTAAAGTTTAATATAAATGGAACATCCTTAGAATTCCAACCTGGAATTAGATCAATTTTATTTGCCGCTACAACAAAAGGAGTTTTATACTGTCTTAAAATATTTACTGCCTCAACAGTTTGTGGCTTAAAACCTTCATTTATATCAACTACCAATATGGCAATATCAGCCAAAGCTCCTCCTCTTTTTCTTAATGAAGTAAATGCCTCGTGTCCTGGGGTGTCAATAACTAATAATCCAGGAATTTTTAAATCAGCCTTTAACATCTTTAATAAGTCTCCACATACTCTTTTTATTACA contains these protein-coding regions:
- the infB gene encoding translation initiation factor IF-2, translating into MGKKNTKDNVQKLRCPIVCVLGHVDHGKTTLLDKIRKTRVAQREAGGITQHIGASEIPIDVIKRVCGDLLKMLKADLKIPGLLVIDTPGHEAFTSLRKRGGALADIAILVVDINEGFKPQTVEAVNILRQYKTPFVVAANKIDLIPGWNSKDVPFILNFNEKVQHPNALTEFEIRLYENVIKPLNELGFDADLYSRVQDVTKTVCIIPVSAITGEGIPDLLMMVAGLAQKFLEKRLKLNVEGYAKGTILEVKEEKGLGTTIDAIIYDGIARRGDYLVVGLPDGVLVTRIKALLKPKPLDEMRDPRDKFKPVNEVVAAAGVKIAAPDLDKVIAGCPIRIVPKDKIEEAKEEIMKEVEEAKIEVDEEGILIKADTIGSLEALANELRKAGVKIKKAEVGDITKKDVIEVASYKQSNPLYGAIVGFNVKILPEAQKEIDKYKIKVFLNNIIYKLVEDFTEWIKKEEERMKYEEFEKLIKPAIVRILPDCIFRQKDPAICGVEVLYGTLKVGYPLMREDGMQLGYVREIKDRGENVKEVKSGKAVSIAIEGKVMLKRHVDEGDLMYVAVPEEHVRELYHKYMDRLRNDEKEALLRYMELMQKLTNNIFWGR